One Deltaproteobacteria bacterium genomic region harbors:
- a CDS encoding radical SAM protein, protein MTANPNALNTTDLATNSLYEQRSAHFCRAPFEKVEVMANGDVFLCCPGWLKTNIGNLLQTPLLELWNGDTARAIRESVLNGSFKYCDATMCPHLQALDSGIKPAIYSPIESRKQPSSSYAETLAAGIVPKGPREIAVGFDLTCNLSCPSCRREPIIFRPGTTAWQQADKMATDVIGAYPLLRRLKLAGNGDPFASRIYGRMLNALDSEKFPNLRVTLHTNGLLFTADRWKELQKGQASIDTVEVSVDAASGETYALNRRGGSFETLVERLEFIGKLRAEKKLQRLLISFIVQTNNFHEMREFVELGRRVHADTIIFSRLNDWGTFPHAVLTSRSIHRTDHPRHQELLTQLSDPVLDSPDVFLGNLSLLRSSKAASSPVV, encoded by the coding sequence ATGACTGCGAACCCGAACGCCCTCAATACGACTGATCTCGCGACAAATTCCTTGTACGAACAACGAAGTGCACACTTTTGTCGAGCTCCGTTTGAAAAAGTCGAAGTCATGGCTAACGGCGACGTTTTTCTTTGCTGTCCCGGTTGGCTGAAGACAAACATCGGCAATCTTTTGCAAACACCACTGCTCGAGCTTTGGAACGGCGACACTGCTCGGGCGATTCGCGAATCCGTTCTGAACGGTAGCTTCAAATACTGCGACGCCACCATGTGTCCACATCTTCAAGCCCTTGATAGCGGAATTAAGCCCGCGATTTACTCGCCAATCGAAAGTCGCAAGCAGCCTTCGTCCTCTTACGCCGAAACTTTGGCGGCAGGCATTGTCCCGAAAGGGCCGCGCGAAATCGCCGTCGGCTTTGATCTGACTTGCAATCTCTCGTGCCCTTCTTGCCGCCGCGAACCGATAATCTTTCGTCCCGGTACAACCGCCTGGCAGCAGGCCGATAAAATGGCAACCGATGTGATCGGCGCCTATCCGCTGCTTCGGCGTTTGAAGCTCGCCGGCAATGGCGATCCGTTTGCCAGTCGCATCTACGGGCGCATGTTGAATGCCCTCGATAGCGAGAAATTTCCGAACCTTCGAGTTACGCTTCATACCAATGGCCTGCTGTTCACAGCTGATCGCTGGAAAGAGCTGCAAAAAGGCCAAGCGTCGATCGATACCGTCGAAGTTTCTGTCGATGCGGCCTCTGGAGAAACCTATGCGCTCAATCGGCGCGGTGGAAGTTTTGAAACCTTGGTTGAACGTCTCGAGTTCATCGGCAAACTTCGCGCGGAAAAAAAGCTGCAGCGCCTTTTGATCAGCTTCATCGTGCAGACAAATAACTTTCATGAGATGCGAGAATTTGTAGAGCTTGGTCGGCGCGTTCACGCCGATACCATTATCTTTAGCCGCCTCAATGACTGGGGAACTTTCCCGCATGCAGTGTTGACGTCGCGATCAATTCACCGAACCGATCATCCACGCCACCAGGAGCTGCTGACGCAGCTTTCGGATCCAGTTTTGGATTCGCCCGACGTGTTTTTAGGGAACCTCAGCCTTCTACGCAGCTCTAAAGCTGCATCGAGTCCTGTCGTTTAA
- the lexA gene encoding repressor LexA: MTLTTSPLTPKEKVVLEFLEMYARLNGFAPTYQEICKHFGFASFNSAQRYLKQLEAKDYISLGGANQKRAISLLRSASAYQEDVEDRGRRGIGREMSSETSDDARSDEASGARSAEAFQIPMLGRVAAGAPLEAFENDEFIDVPSSLVKNPDRTFALRVQGQSMIEDGIFDGDVILVQRQSQAENGEIVVAVVPGEHGPEEATVKRFFLQAVSDKDSETDPNTIRLGKTSTKSSTKSQKRIELRPANSTMTSFWYSPGEVQIRGVVVGLIRRFF; the protein is encoded by the coding sequence ATGACTCTCACGACAAGCCCCCTCACGCCGAAAGAAAAAGTGGTGCTCGAGTTTCTTGAAATGTACGCGCGCCTGAACGGCTTTGCGCCCACCTACCAGGAGATTTGCAAGCACTTTGGTTTCGCTTCCTTCAATTCGGCACAGCGATATTTGAAGCAGCTCGAAGCGAAGGATTATATTTCGCTCGGTGGCGCCAATCAAAAGCGCGCGATTTCTCTTCTTCGTTCCGCATCCGCTTATCAAGAAGATGTGGAAGACCGTGGGCGCCGAGGAATCGGTCGAGAAATGAGCAGCGAAACCTCCGATGATGCCCGATCGGATGAAGCCAGTGGCGCTAGATCGGCCGAAGCTTTTCAAATTCCGATGCTTGGTCGCGTGGCGGCTGGTGCGCCCTTAGAAGCTTTCGAAAACGATGAGTTCATTGATGTGCCATCTTCGCTAGTGAAAAATCCGGATCGTACATTTGCTCTTCGCGTCCAGGGGCAGTCGATGATCGAAGATGGAATCTTTGATGGCGATGTGATTTTGGTTCAGCGACAGAGCCAGGCTGAAAATGGCGAAATCGTGGTAGCCGTCGTCCCAGGCGAACATGGGCCAGAAGAAGCAACAGTAAAACGTTTCTTCCTGCAGGCCGTTTCGGACAAGGATTCAGAAACAGACCCCAACACGATCCGTCTTGGGAAGACTAGTACTAAGTCTTCTACGAAATCTCAGAAGCGAATTGAGCTTCGACCCGCTAACTCGACCATGACTTCATTTTGGTATTCGCCAGGGGAAGTTCAAATTCGAGGTGTGGTGGTCGGCCTTATTCGGCGCTTCTTTTAG
- a CDS encoding DUF2145 domain-containing protein, producing the protein MTRLNLFQGLCSLSVLFAISVGSTAAFAGECKVKEPTQAVIADALKIGTVLDVQMTKLAAEHLKKTGKELKVALVARAGQDMKDILTLRETDRRGRLLSLREIVTASEYEVIPEESGNRDPEKVKREIRKAYGDSKRQSVYSHYGLIFWNHPEGFDPGAGQRIWYFRHMLRPCISDAEIKKGIDPNKPELYDEDIFRFFTDDPHELRAQIIVPTIEIQENLEKLVLPKMKMENGVETPDNGIPKSFNGKFYNAAAHWRNTSEANSNQWVSELVAAATQPFGRVRSRAEAQEILAKTDYRPMRALLSGQQAMASLPFASKIAPYVRLHHEEQPYYGQYSVADLITTLSIEEWMKRNNWVTMEQMVHVSGKTKLPEKNQQNASPNEYGGR; encoded by the coding sequence ATGACACGTCTAAATTTGTTCCAAGGACTTTGCTCGCTCTCTGTTTTGTTTGCGATTTCTGTTGGCTCAACAGCAGCTTTTGCAGGCGAATGTAAAGTAAAAGAACCAACGCAAGCTGTAATCGCTGATGCGTTGAAAATTGGAACTGTGCTTGATGTGCAAATGACCAAGCTCGCAGCCGAGCATTTGAAGAAAACTGGTAAAGAGTTGAAAGTCGCCTTGGTCGCGCGCGCAGGCCAAGACATGAAAGACATCCTCACTTTGCGTGAAACGGATCGCCGCGGTCGACTTTTGTCGTTACGGGAAATAGTGACTGCAAGCGAGTACGAAGTGATTCCAGAGGAATCTGGCAATCGCGATCCTGAAAAGGTAAAACGAGAGATTCGGAAGGCTTATGGCGATTCCAAGCGCCAATCCGTCTACTCACATTACGGTTTGATCTTCTGGAATCACCCTGAAGGTTTTGATCCAGGCGCGGGGCAACGTATTTGGTATTTCCGCCATATGCTTCGTCCGTGCATTTCAGATGCGGAAATCAAAAAGGGCATCGATCCAAATAAACCAGAACTTTATGACGAAGATATTTTCCGTTTCTTTACGGACGATCCGCATGAACTGCGGGCCCAGATCATTGTTCCAACAATTGAAATACAAGAAAATCTCGAGAAGCTAGTATTGCCGAAAATGAAAATGGAAAACGGTGTCGAGACTCCTGACAATGGAATCCCGAAATCATTCAACGGGAAGTTTTATAACGCTGCGGCTCACTGGCGGAACACCTCGGAGGCGAATTCTAATCAATGGGTCTCTGAACTTGTCGCTGCTGCGACTCAGCCCTTCGGCCGAGTTCGTTCACGCGCCGAGGCGCAGGAAATTCTTGCGAAGACGGACTACCGTCCGATGCGTGCCCTTCTTTCTGGTCAGCAGGCGATGGCGTCTCTTCCGTTTGCATCGAAGATTGCGCCGTACGTTCGCTTACATCACGAAGAGCAACCTTATTATGGCCAGTACTCGGTAGCGGATTTGATCACTACACTTTCGATCGAAGAATGGATGAAGCGCAACAATTGGGTCACGATGGAACAAATGGTTCACGTTTCTGGAAAAACTAAGCTTCCTGAAAAGAACCAGCAGAACGCTTCTCCGAATGAATATGGCGGCCGCTAG
- a CDS encoding NUDIX domain-containing protein: MPKPVTPLVGCDVFVLNEESEVLLIQRSDNGRWALPGGCHDLGETAQLCAERECLEESGYEVKVTDFLGVYSSNRYEYVYYPWKENEFCHLFFKAQLIGGEAKTSNESTKVAWFPESKLPDFSDGNEIRVRFGFEFHRNPKLKPYFE; encoded by the coding sequence ATGCCAAAACCAGTAACACCACTTGTCGGTTGCGATGTATTTGTCCTCAATGAAGAGTCAGAGGTCCTGCTGATTCAAAGATCAGACAACGGACGCTGGGCATTGCCAGGAGGTTGTCATGATCTCGGCGAAACAGCCCAGCTTTGCGCCGAAAGAGAGTGTCTTGAAGAATCCGGTTATGAAGTCAAAGTAACTGATTTTTTGGGCGTTTATAGTTCCAATCGATATGAGTACGTATATTATCCTTGGAAAGAAAACGAGTTTTGCCATCTCTTTTTTAAGGCTCAACTCATTGGTGGTGAAGCAAAGACTTCAAATGAATCAACAAAGGTTGCTTGGTTTCCCGAATCGAAACTTCCAGACTTCTCGGACGGCAATGAAATACGAGTGAGGTTTGGATTTGAGTTTCATCGAAATCCAAAATTAAAACCTTATTTTGAATGA
- a CDS encoding HNH endonuclease — protein sequence MLALSNDNLITAVRSLVKEERRITREILDHINEVARRRLYADLGFSSIFDWLVKDLGYSESAAYRRMQAARVLLAVPDVACKLESGELGLTVLSKVQTFIRADEKRTGQKVSIQEKSEILTKVESCSGREAELRLAQHFPEVASQFPDGLAPKEKVRAISEDQINMQVTFTRVQFEKLKRIQELLSHTHSGSSHAELLDAAMDVFLEKKDPLRKAVKPRAALCDTAAEADVPYVQPAKSLTPSIRNAVLRKSGGQCEYLETKMGHRCESRHFLEIDHIQPRALGGTNVPDNLRVLCRTHNLLVAERIFGREKIEAFRRTM from the coding sequence ATGCTTGCACTTTCAAACGACAACTTGATCACGGCCGTTCGCTCGCTTGTGAAAGAAGAACGGCGAATCACTCGAGAGATTTTAGATCATATCAATGAAGTCGCCAGGCGCAGACTTTACGCCGATCTTGGTTTCTCGTCGATCTTTGATTGGTTAGTCAAAGACCTAGGCTATAGCGAATCGGCTGCCTATCGCAGGATGCAGGCCGCGAGAGTTTTGCTGGCGGTTCCAGATGTTGCCTGCAAACTGGAATCTGGCGAACTCGGCTTGACTGTGCTTTCAAAAGTTCAAACTTTTATTCGAGCCGACGAAAAGCGGACCGGCCAGAAAGTGTCCATTCAAGAAAAATCCGAAATTTTGACAAAAGTAGAATCATGTTCGGGCCGCGAAGCCGAATTACGTCTGGCTCAGCACTTTCCTGAAGTGGCCTCGCAATTTCCAGACGGATTAGCTCCTAAAGAAAAGGTTCGCGCGATCAGCGAAGATCAAATCAACATGCAGGTGACTTTCACACGAGTGCAATTCGAAAAGCTAAAACGAATTCAAGAGCTGCTTTCGCACACGCACAGCGGCTCATCGCACGCTGAATTATTAGATGCCGCGATGGATGTTTTTCTTGAGAAAAAAGATCCACTCAGAAAAGCCGTGAAGCCGCGTGCGGCGCTATGCGACACCGCTGCGGAAGCGGACGTGCCTTATGTCCAACCCGCAAAGTCATTAACGCCATCGATACGAAACGCCGTGCTGAGAAAATCCGGCGGTCAGTGCGAATATCTTGAAACAAAGATGGGTCATCGATGTGAGAGCCGCCATTTTCTAGAGATCGATCACATTCAGCCTCGAGCGCTCGGTGGAACAAATGTGCCTGATAACCTCAGAGTCCTTTGTCGCACGCACAATCTATTGGTCGCCGAAAGAATATTTGGTCGGGAAAAGATCGAGGCGTTTCGGCGCACGATGTAA
- the tsaA gene encoding tRNA (N6-threonylcarbamoyladenosine(37)-N6)-methyltransferase TrmO has product MAFLLNPVYLNVVNKVTGTKTTGADASPSDQDYQFRPIGWIESPYKEKFGTPRQPGLVDAPIGAVLLRDDLNADALDGLKDYSHAWLVFVFHANRSFKTGRPFEKTKVHPPRLQGAAVGVFATRSPHRPNPIGLSLVKIERVEERRLYIRGLDLIEGTPVLDIKPYLPTVEAPLDAYEGWSANLAPSQFEVEWSLEALGQLSAAAETNADVATSGSANLDHFKNSIEQILRLDPRPVAYRGTAENPDPYMSTYGFRFQNWNIVFEMISMNIGSENNGSVDNGSGRLAPTRVARILRLENWPASGAVRTR; this is encoded by the coding sequence GTGGCTTTTTTATTGAATCCCGTCTATTTGAATGTCGTGAACAAAGTTACTGGCACAAAAACAACGGGCGCGGATGCCTCCCCCTCAGATCAGGACTATCAGTTCCGCCCCATTGGCTGGATCGAATCTCCGTACAAGGAAAAGTTCGGAACGCCGAGGCAACCAGGGCTTGTCGATGCTCCAATTGGCGCTGTTCTTCTGCGCGACGATTTGAATGCCGATGCTCTAGATGGGCTAAAGGATTACTCGCATGCCTGGTTAGTGTTTGTCTTTCATGCGAATCGGTCCTTCAAGACGGGACGCCCGTTTGAGAAAACGAAAGTTCACCCGCCCAGACTTCAAGGTGCCGCTGTTGGAGTCTTTGCCACGCGAAGCCCACACCGGCCGAACCCGATTGGTCTTTCGTTGGTGAAGATCGAACGTGTGGAAGAACGCAGACTTTACATCCGTGGCCTTGATTTGATTGAAGGAACACCTGTTCTTGATATCAAACCCTATCTGCCCACGGTCGAAGCTCCGCTGGATGCTTATGAGGGTTGGAGCGCGAATCTAGCGCCATCACAATTTGAGGTGGAATGGAGTCTTGAAGCCCTAGGCCAACTCTCGGCCGCCGCAGAAACCAATGCCGACGTCGCCACATCAGGCTCTGCGAATCTTGATCATTTTAAAAATTCGATCGAACAAATTTTGCGTTTAGATCCACGCCCTGTGGCCTACCGGGGCACGGCGGAAAATCCAGATCCCTATATGTCGACCTATGGCTTTCGCTTTCAAAACTGGAACATCGTGTTTGAAATGATCTCGATGAATATCGGGTCCGAAAATAACGGGTCCGTGGATAACGGGTCAGGCCGCCTCGCTCCTACCAGAGTGGCGCGGATCCTTCGCCTTGAAAATTGGCCAGCATCTGGCGCTGTGCGCACCCGCTAA
- a CDS encoding isopenicillin N synthase family oxygenase, with amino-acid sequence MELSSVQPTNRPAQNVLRKVPELSLNSYIEGSATDKQRFIDNFFLGLKEYGFIVLKDHPIPDALLNNAYALLEQLFELETNAKMKYALKENGFQRGYTPFGTEHAKDSPVMDLKEFWHVGRDLQEGHRYSDIYPKNVWPAEIPEFQPVMSKIYRSLDEAGKIMLEALTFSLGLPRDFFTRMMSEGNSILRLLHYPPIPEGVDPRCVRAAPHEDINLITILVAATSSGLQLKDRDGKWLSVDSDPNSLVVDAGDMLARLTNDVIPSTTHQVVNPDDGTNGHRYSMPFFIHPNPDAMLTCLPSCRDAAGTGYNGQGEKYAPITSQDFLMHRLREIGLLK; translated from the coding sequence ATGGAACTAAGTTCTGTTCAGCCTACAAATCGTCCTGCACAAAATGTATTACGAAAAGTTCCCGAGTTAAGTCTAAATTCCTACATCGAAGGATCAGCGACCGATAAACAGCGATTCATCGACAATTTCTTTCTTGGCCTCAAAGAATACGGCTTCATCGTTTTAAAAGATCACCCGATTCCAGATGCCCTTCTCAATAATGCGTACGCACTTCTCGAACAGCTTTTTGAGCTGGAGACCAATGCGAAAATGAAATATGCGTTGAAAGAAAATGGTTTCCAGCGAGGCTACACGCCGTTCGGAACCGAGCACGCAAAAGACTCTCCCGTTATGGACTTGAAAGAGTTTTGGCATGTCGGCCGCGATCTGCAAGAAGGTCATCGCTATTCTGACATTTATCCAAAGAATGTCTGGCCAGCTGAAATTCCAGAGTTCCAACCGGTGATGTCTAAAATCTACCGCTCTCTGGATGAGGCTGGAAAAATAATGCTTGAGGCGCTGACGTTCTCGTTAGGTCTTCCGCGCGATTTCTTCACTCGCATGATGAGCGAAGGAAATTCGATTCTTCGTCTTCTTCACTATCCACCAATTCCAGAGGGCGTTGACCCGCGCTGTGTTCGTGCGGCTCCGCATGAAGACATCAACTTGATTACGATCCTAGTTGCCGCCACTTCTTCTGGTCTTCAGTTAAAAGATCGCGACGGAAAATGGCTTTCGGTTGATTCAGATCCTAATTCTTTGGTCGTCGATGCTGGCGACATGCTTGCGCGTCTTACCAATGACGTGATTCCGTCGACGACCCATCAAGTGGTGAATCCAGACGATGGCACAAACGGTCATCGGTATTCGATGCCTTTCTTCATTCACCCAAATCCAGACGCTATGCTCACCTGTTTACCGTCGTGCCGAGATGCCGCGGGCACTGGCTACAATGGCCAAGGCGAGAAGTATGCGCCGATCACTTCGCAAGACTTTCTCATGCACCGTCTTCGTGAAATCGGCCTACTTAAGTAG
- a CDS encoding valine--tRNA ligase, protein MSQTLSDRYNAKDVETRTYHWWEKSGYFKAADKSTKPPFSIILPPPNVTGQLHMGHALDHTIQDLIIRWKRMSGFNTLWLPGTDHAGIATQSVVERELRKDGKNRREMGREAFVEKVWDWKHQYGNRIYEQMRRLGDSCDWDRATFTLDEGVSKSVRKVFVDLHKRGMIYRGKRLVNWSGPLETAISDLEVEHKETKGTLFHIAYSVAGDPSTKLVVATTRPETLLGDTAVAVHPEDERYKKLIGKRVLLPLTDRTIPIIGDTYVDKEFGTGVVKITPAHDFNDYQVGVRNELEMINILNKNGTLNENAGKFNGLKVQEARKQVLTALRDGEFLVKEDPYTHSVGYCSRSGAVVEPFLSEQWFARMSKMATTARHVVENGSISFEPESWTKVYLHWMSIIEDWCISRQLWWGHRIPAWTCSDCSHVTVSESDPIACEKCSSSKISQDEDVLDTWFSSALWPFSTMGWPEDTEMQKTFYPTDVLVTGHDIIFFWVARMIIMGSEFKKDVPFRKVYIHGLVRDGDGKKMSKSTGNALDPVELIDTYGADALRFTILAQIASGRDLKFSESRLEGYRNFMNKIWNATRFALGALHDFEVPPEGLKAVPPKSELSVADQWIVHETSQVMKAVDEHLSHDRYSDAANALYQFVWNEFCDWYLEFVKPVIYAEGGSGSERKATQLVLAQTLNRIMRLLHPFTPFITEEIYQKLPIKNAACVIDQYPTVKNDKEWLSVGSAEAAFEMTIVKEVITAIRNIRGENQIKPGVQINVRLAPSDGHIQKILGANKPAICRIARVENCDIGEAGNLAKCAVAPVRIGDSSVDVIIPLEGLVDLAEEVKRLQKVIEKIQKDISVLNQKLTNENFVKNAPEDLVATDKALLETHRARLSRLQDSLSRLA, encoded by the coding sequence ATGAGCCAAACGTTATCCGATCGCTACAACGCAAAAGATGTTGAGACCCGAACTTACCATTGGTGGGAAAAATCCGGCTACTTCAAAGCCGCTGATAAGAGTACCAAGCCACCGTTTTCAATTATTCTACCTCCGCCGAATGTGACAGGTCAGCTTCACATGGGCCATGCCCTCGATCACACCATCCAAGATTTGATCATTCGCTGGAAGCGAATGAGCGGTTTCAACACCCTATGGCTTCCGGGTACTGATCACGCTGGCATCGCCACGCAGTCGGTTGTCGAGCGTGAGCTTCGCAAAGATGGAAAGAATCGGCGCGAGATGGGCAGAGAAGCTTTTGTAGAAAAAGTTTGGGACTGGAAACATCAATACGGGAATCGCATTTACGAGCAGATGCGGCGCCTCGGCGATTCCTGTGACTGGGATCGCGCGACATTTACGTTGGATGAAGGTGTCTCGAAATCGGTTCGCAAAGTTTTTGTCGACCTCCACAAGCGCGGCATGATCTATCGTGGTAAACGACTGGTGAACTGGTCTGGCCCGCTGGAAACCGCAATTTCTGACTTGGAAGTTGAACACAAGGAAACGAAGGGAACTTTGTTCCACATCGCTTATTCGGTTGCGGGCGATCCATCGACAAAGCTCGTTGTCGCAACCACTCGTCCAGAAACATTGCTGGGTGATACGGCCGTCGCGGTACACCCTGAAGACGAGCGATACAAAAAACTGATTGGTAAACGCGTCCTCCTGCCGTTAACCGATCGCACGATTCCCATCATTGGCGACACCTATGTAGATAAAGAGTTTGGGACCGGAGTCGTCAAGATTACGCCCGCTCACGATTTCAACGATTACCAAGTCGGTGTTCGCAATGAGCTTGAGATGATTAATATCCTCAATAAAAATGGGACGCTCAACGAAAACGCAGGTAAGTTCAATGGTCTCAAAGTTCAAGAAGCGAGGAAGCAGGTTTTGACTGCACTTCGCGATGGCGAATTTTTAGTCAAAGAAGACCCCTACACCCATTCGGTCGGCTATTGCTCCCGATCGGGCGCGGTTGTTGAGCCGTTCTTAAGCGAACAGTGGTTCGCCCGAATGTCGAAAATGGCCACGACGGCCCGGCACGTTGTTGAAAATGGTTCGATCTCGTTTGAGCCGGAATCGTGGACTAAGGTTTATCTTCACTGGATGTCGATCATTGAAGACTGGTGTATTTCCCGTCAGCTTTGGTGGGGACATCGAATCCCCGCTTGGACTTGCTCAGACTGTAGTCATGTCACAGTTTCGGAGTCTGATCCGATTGCCTGCGAAAAATGTAGTTCCTCGAAAATTTCCCAAGATGAAGATGTTCTCGACACATGGTTTTCGTCAGCACTTTGGCCGTTCAGTACAATGGGATGGCCCGAAGACACCGAAATGCAAAAGACCTTTTATCCAACCGATGTCTTAGTCACCGGTCACGACATTATTTTCTTCTGGGTCGCTCGCATGATCATCATGGGTAGTGAGTTCAAAAAAGATGTTCCTTTCCGCAAAGTCTATATCCACGGTCTGGTTCGTGACGGCGATGGCAAGAAAATGTCCAAGTCGACTGGCAACGCATTGGATCCAGTCGAGCTGATCGACACCTATGGCGCCGATGCACTTCGTTTTACGATCTTGGCGCAAATTGCATCCGGTCGCGATTTGAAGTTCAGCGAAAGTCGACTTGAAGGTTATCGCAACTTCATGAATAAAATCTGGAACGCCACACGGTTTGCACTCGGTGCGCTTCATGATTTTGAAGTTCCACCCGAAGGCTTAAAGGCGGTCCCGCCAAAGTCCGAGCTGTCGGTTGCGGATCAGTGGATCGTTCACGAAACCTCCCAGGTGATGAAGGCGGTCGACGAACATTTGTCGCACGATCGGTACAGCGACGCCGCGAACGCTTTATACCAGTTTGTTTGGAACGAGTTTTGTGATTGGTATTTGGAATTTGTAAAGCCAGTGATTTATGCCGAGGGCGGTTCGGGTAGCGAGCGAAAGGCCACCCAGCTTGTGCTCGCACAGACATTAAATCGGATCATGCGTTTGCTGCATCCCTTTACTCCGTTCATCACGGAGGAGATTTATCAAAAACTTCCGATTAAAAATGCCGCGTGCGTGATTGATCAATATCCGACTGTGAAGAACGACAAAGAGTGGTTGTCAGTCGGGTCCGCGGAGGCCGCGTTTGAAATGACAATCGTCAAAGAGGTGATCACTGCCATTCGCAACATTCGCGGTGAAAATCAAATCAAGCCAGGTGTGCAGATCAATGTTCGGCTTGCTCCAAGCGATGGTCATATTCAAAAAATTCTCGGCGCCAACAAACCCGCAATCTGCCGAATCGCGCGAGTTGAAAACTGCGACATCGGAGAAGCCGGTAATTTGGCAAAGTGCGCGGTTGCGCCCGTTCGCATTGGCGATTCTTCGGTGGATGTTATTATTCCGCTGGAAGGCCTTGTGGACCTCGCAGAAGAGGTGAAGCGTCTTCAGAAGGTGATTGAGAAAATTCAGAAAGACATTTCTGTTTTGAATCAAAAGCTGACGAACGAAAACTTCGTCAAGAATGCGCCAGAGGATCTAGTTGCGACCGATAAAGCGCTGCTCGAAACCCATCGAGCACGCCTGTCGCGCCTTCAGGACTCACTCTCCCGCCTCGCCTAA